A single window of Culicoides brevitarsis isolate CSIRO-B50_1 chromosome 3, AGI_CSIRO_Cbre_v1, whole genome shotgun sequence DNA harbors:
- the LOC134835099 gene encoding immunoglobulin domain-containing protein oig-4-like, translated as MKINFGVKSLFLFLMLFILMANPVFAQRGRGRGRGRAKTRIIGLPITGKYRDPESDQYYRNTNGAKILTASHFDFEYVLGHKVAFLCVARGSPRPQITWYKDGGEIFQHLYMHIHEWYIGEDKVKSKIEIDPATQQDAGVYECTADNMYAIDRRSFKTDFAINFD; from the exons ATGAAGATCAACTTTGGAGTTAAATCATTGTTTTTATTCCTCATGCTATTTATTCTCATGGCAAATCCCGTTTTTGCTCAAAGAGGTCGAGGACGAGGAAGAGGAAGAGCGAAAACAAGA ATTATTGGTTTGCCAATCACGGGAAAATATCGAGATCCGGAATCTGATCAATATTACAGGAATacaaat GGAGCTAAAATACTGACAGCATCACATTTTGACTTTGAGTACGTCTTGGGGCACAAGGTTGCCTTCTTGTGTGTGGCAAGAGGATCGCCAAGGCCGCAAATTACGTG gtacaAGGATGGAggagaaatatttcaacatttGTACATGCAT attcaCGAATGGTACATTGGCGAAGATAAAGtcaagtcaaaaattgaaattgatccTGCGACTCAACag gatgCCGGAGTTTATGAATGTACTGCCGACAACATGTACGCAATTGATCGTAGAAGTTTCAAAACTGACTTTGCCATCAACTTTGACTGA